Below is a genomic region from Salmo salar chromosome ssa11, Ssal_v3.1, whole genome shotgun sequence.
TAGCCTACTCGAGTTCTCTGCCACCTTCTTCAGCGAACAACGTGCCTTTTCGTCCAATTTTACAGAACACAAAAAATTGAAATGCAGCCAGACAAGTTGCTGCAGGTCAGCAGAACCTCTTTCTCTGTAGCAGACATCCTGGATCCGTCTAAATTCACTGGGAGACCAAGCATTACTCATCCAAACCATGGTTCAATTGAGACTGACGCAGCGAGAGGGACCCCAGGTGAGATATCTGTTATTCTATCTATTTATTTTGAAAGCTTAAGGGCTTTAAAGCTTTACAAATACATGAATGGCTTCGAAGCTATTTACTTACTCGTGAGCTGTTGCTTTTTATAAATATGATCCTTGGACTGAGGTATAGGTTTTAGACAGAAGTTTAGTTTAATAAGAGTATCCTCCTACGTTAGATGCAGTAGTATTAGTTTTATCCCAGTAGAGGTCAGTGTTGGTTTATTTATTATTGGCCCAGCCTCAAACTAGTATCATAATGACAAACTTTCATGAAAAGGTTATTTCTTCGTCAGCATTCAACTAATATCATCATAACTGCTGATTTTTAAGAATGGATGAGTTCCTGCCCTAAACTCACTATTTTCTATTCAGATGGGGCAGCCATTCCTGAACGCCAATCCAGAGTAGAATTCCCAAGTGGTCCAGCAGCCAGCGAATGCTCCACCACAGTGGAATCAGCTATGTCGTCGGTAGCGAGCGAGGCCCATCCTGCATCTGCGTTCCACTGTCTGGAGAGGTCAAAGGGCAAGTTGCGGCGGGTCCGGACAGCATTCACCCTGGACCAACTACGCATTCTAGAACATAGTTTCCATAGCAGCCACTACCTGTCTGTATTTGAGCGTTATGCTATTGCTTCGACACTCTGTCTCACAGAGAACCAGGTGAAGATCTGGTTCCAGAACCGACGCACCAAGTGGAAGAAAGAGTGTGAGGGGAAAGGGGTGCCTGAAGAGCAGCTCCAGTGTGGAGTCGGATACCCCTCACCACCTCCTGTCTATCCGACAACCCTGCCACTATACAACACTATGCATTGTCACCAGGGACCACAGATTCAACTATTCACGCCACCAAGCTTCCTCGTTCCACAATACCACCGTCATCCGTATTAAATGAGAAAGGATGTAGCCTGTTTGTAAGAGCTAACATTGGTGTTTGTAAGGAGATTGACGTCAGAGTTCACAGTTTAGATACTATAACCTGCTCTATCATAAATGTATTTGTGCAATATACTATAGTCCACTGTAAATGAATGTAAGTATTTATAatgagttactatttatgtgctGTTTGAAAGCCAGTGGGAAAACTATGCCAAGCTATCCTGTAATGTGCCAAAAGATTATTGCTGTGACATGTTGACTGATAGGCTTATCTTTCTTACTGTTGAAAGCTTTGAAGTTATTTTGATACATTGCCATGCATGAAGATGACATATTTTTGTACTGTACAATGAGTGTTCTTCCAAATAAAATAAGTAAATCAATCCTGCATTTTTATTACGCAAGAAAGACACGCACAGATGGAGCGGATATGCTCGTAATAGCCGCCAGTCCTTCTAGTGGTTTCCTGGTCTCAGACGAGAGACGGCACCACTTGGATGAGGAATGCATCCAATCAGGCCAGCAGgagcacacacatatatatacacacactggatCCAAACAGCCAGAGCACATCAGTGTGTGACCAAACACGTGCTCTGTGTTATCGGGTCATCAGATATTAGAtcccccctccaccacctccctcaCTATCACCAACCCCAGCAGAATAATCACTAAGGAGATGCAGCTATTAAATAATCCTTGTTATGCTTCTTAGGTTTTCTTAATGTGGATCGGTAGGTTATGGCTCCTCACAAATAAGCAGATCTAAATGTTCAGGGTATTTTAGGGCAGCCCTAATATGACCATTCAGAGCACTGCAATCTGTAACTTCCAAGTGTCACTCAAAAACCAAAGAGGAACAGTAAAATAATAGATATACCCATTGGTGTAAATCGCTCTTTGGCTTTGGTTGTTTCACAGCAATTTCCTTGTACTTTGTCATGTAGCCAAAGGGGACAGACAGTCCGAGACAGAAGTTAGAGAGCACTTCAAGTTATAAGGGAACTCGTTGACGGTGCTCTGTAACCACCGAGATAGagagatctctctaacagaatatTAACACTTATGCTCTTTACATGGAAGATCTTTCCATGTAATAATCTCTGTCCATTACATCCATCTGAACTATAGCAGATTGTTTTGTTCTAGAGATCTTAGAGGAGCAGAACTCCTCCTTGACCACCAGGCACCTCCTCCAGGACCACTATTACAACCAGATGGATCCACCGCAAAAGAATGCACAACAGGGAGAACATTATGTTAACTCAAACAGATAGAAAATGGCAACTTGAATTTCTATTACATTTAAGAAACAAACCATTTTTTCTTCCAGAATTAAAGAACAACATCCACATGGATTGTGATAGGATATTTGATCTCTGGATTGATTTCCGTGGGTATATACTTTATTGGTTCtgttgatatactgtatgtggtaGCTGGTACCAGGCTGTTTGTGTTATCATTCATGTTTCACATGACAAagagtggcaaggagtggaatgatagcacaaacagactggtacccaggctaataTATGGGTCATTGGATGGTCTTCTTCATTGGGTTAAATGTAGCTCGTTGTCCTTGCTTTGATAATTGGACACAGCCGTTGGGCAGAGTGTCAACACTGACTCTGTCTTTAACAATGGAGGGTGGGTTCTCTGGTTCTCTCCATGAAATGATCTCAGTCACTGTGGGACTAATATAAGACTTAGTCCAATAGTTCaggcgcgcacgcacgcacgcacgcacacacacacacacagttgtaggCCTATCACAGTCACTAACAGCAAGGCCAAATGTGTGTAagtgaacagaagagagagagacgagatctTATGGAAATAAATTGCCAATTTTCCAtgagacacacagatacagatgATACAATAGAGACATCAGTATGACTGATTGGGTGACTGGTTACATGCTACAGTAATAATGTAGAAGGTATTTTTCCGTCCTTGAGGCTTCAACATAGATGTATCTACCAAATCATAAACTGTACAGGAATTCACAACCCATTAATTTATAACTTTTATACATGATCAAATGTACGACATGTGATAACCAGGTATGTAGAGCTAAGTACATACACTGCTGGATTACCTCCCAGAGTTCATAGCGTTTTAATTCATGTTCACCGACTTCTGACGATCTGTGAATAGCAGACTTCTATCGTTTCTTTGCACATCAGATCAGATGTGTTCTTTGATGCATGGCAATACAAAGGAATGTCCTCCTGCTGACATTCTGCAGTCTGACTCACTGCTCCAGTGTAGAAATGGAGAACGTAGATATCCCAGCACATCTGGCCTAGAAATAGAGCACTTAGACATCACAGCACATCTGACTGCCATTACTCTCACAGGAgaaataactctctgtaactcAGTGGCCCCTAGACTCAGTAGTCCCAGCATGAGTTGGGGTCATACTAAATGTattaactgtaagtcactttcgGTAAAAGTCTATGACGAATGAATAGTAACAAACATATTTCTTTGTTATTAGAGTATATCGACCAAAGCAAAGCTGTAGGTTCTTTCTCATTCAATGTTTCTAGCCAGAACCCAGAGAACTTTGAAGGAATGAACTGCAAGTCACCGCTATGTCCCGACCCACCTTTGGGAACCAGTGTAGCTtcatgtattttttggggggaaattcACTTTCAGCTCACACTCTCCtttccaccctttctctctctttttttctctctctttctctcctcttttctgcTTGAGAGCAGAGTAGGCGAGAGGGATAGGTCCTGACATCTCCTGTATGACCTGGAGGCATGTGAAGCTGAGCTgtgttgttttggtgtgtgtgtgtgtgtgtgtgtgtgtgtgtgtgtgtgtgtgtgtgtgtgtgtgtgtgtgtgtgtgtgtgtgtgtgtgagggtgtgtgtgtgtgtgtgtgtgtgtgtgtgtgtgtgtgtgtgtgtgtgtgtgtgtgtgtgtgtgtgtgtgtgcagtcttCTAGCAAGTCTGCTGAAGCACTCATATCCAACCACACGGAGTGGGTACATTCTTAAAGATGGAATGAGTTTTCCTCTCCAACAAATCATTTCATGTGTAAATACTGTTGTTTTTCCCGGAACACATTGAACATGTTGACCTAGCTGGACAAAATGGATTCACTATTTTGTCTTTCTGTGCAAATGCCTTGTCAATTGTCAACTTTTGTCAACTTTTGAGTCTAAACGTTCTTTAAAAGTTTTTTTCTCATTACTAttcttctcttttctcttttctttctccctctctatctctcctcctctggaatGTGAAGTGTGGAAGGCTCCTCCCCTGTGTttagtgaagagagggagagggggatagagggagaggaggagaggggataagagaAGAATGCCTACagaggagtgagagggagaggaacagACGGGAGCCAGGAGGTGTGCTGTGTAACTGCTTCTGAGACTCCAGACTCCTGCATGCATCTGCGGTTCCTTTACTTggtctctgccaggaggctgcTTAAAAACCCTGAGCCCACagctatatcctcctcctctcttctctctgacaCACCACCAAACAAGACTAAGTTCTATACACATCTGCACACCAAAGTGTTCACCACAGATTCTACAAACCAAAACTTTCTACACAGCAAAGATTTCGACAATCTTTTCTTCAGTCTCCTGGCTCTTAGAGACTCTTCACGCTCTTAGAGACTCTTCAAGACAGACTGACTCCGGCGGAGACTTCTTCTAAACCTGAGGACTGTTGGATGCTCATCTAGCACATGCAGGTCATCTGTTAGCtgactactctgactggtctgtgTGAGAGACTGTGGGTGGCCTGAGGATTTTGTGCATCACGGAAACATTAGGTGGCCTATTTGGTCTGCAACCTTGCCTTTGTTTTGTTGGTGCAACCAGAGTGACTGAGGAATCTTCTCTTGCACGGCAGATAAGGCCTTTGTAGAGCTGGGGTCAGGTTGCACTGCGAGTTCTGGTCCTGGTTCTGAGTGTAGTAAGAAGATGAGGGGTGCAGTGTTGAGTTTGTGGGTGTCTCTGGCCCTGTGCTGCTGGGTTCTATGCTGGGCTGGAGGTGTAGAGGGACAGGAGACTGCACGTGTCCAGACACAGGTGAGACAGGCTGGACCTGTGGCAcatgggagagaggtggaggaagacagggaggtgGTTATGATGGACGACCCTGgcgtggaggtggaggagagcaaaccaaagaagaagaaatCTCCTGAGGAGGTAGAGGCAGGTAAGAGGTGGCTCCTtcagttcttcttcttcttctttttttgtcctctttctctccttgacTGTATCTTCATGGTGGGCCATCAACCAGCAATCCCTGTAACAACCTCTTGGGAACAAACTTACCAAAGGCTTGGCCCAGTTTTCCCCTTGTTGCGTCTTGCTCACAAACATGCGTGGAGACCTTGACAGAGGCACTGATCCTGGTCCAGTAGAGCTCCCAGATGAATGCAtcccacacactcctctctgaaACGTGTGCATAGAGCCAACCAATGTAGTGTGTCTCATCCAAACCCAACATGCCTGATGCTATCGAATCTGAGAGAGGAGGGTAACTGAGCTGCAGCACTtttctatcatgttgtttctctatagTTTAGATATGTAATAATAGTACTAAGTCATTCCTTGAGCATCTTACTGTCAAAAATTACAATTTCTCACTCACAATTTCTCACAGGCAGTGGGAAACATCCCAGTTCagcagtgtgcatgtgtgtgtgtgcttgtgtgtgtgtgcgtgcttgcatgTGTAGATGGCAAACACATCTGGTCTGGCTCATGGTAGAAGCGGGGTGGTAAGGGGTAGAAGCAGGGTGGTAAGGGGTGGTTCAGTGGGTTTCCTTTCCATCCCTTCATCATCCTTCTTTTTATAACCcttctctctttaccctcctcttACGTCCCTCTTCCCCATCCCCCCTTTATCTCCATCCTCTCTACACTCTCCATTGCATGGGGAAAACACACAGTTATCTGTCAACAATATGTTTTCAGTGAGACTGTTGACGTCTAGACTCTGTAGTGCAGTAGTCTTTATTATCCACCAATTATCTCCGAAGACCAATTTTCTAAGAGGcatgtatacatatacatatacatacagttCACTTAAAAAGTTTTACAACTTTCTGTTGTAGTGGAAAAGTGGGAAGATTCCCTACAGTGGATTCAACCGGTTCGTAACCATGTGGTGTTTAGCTGATGCAGAGTTGTGTTCACTCTCAGCGGGAAGAAAGTGTATGTTTCCGGTTTTCAAGGATACAGTATTTTCAACTTAACTTCCTGTTTCCCCTGAGAAACGGATCCGGGGGGACTCCGCTCAGGTGTCTTTTCACGCTTTCTACATTAGGTTAGGTTGTGAGTaagtgtgtggtgcgtgtgtgtgtgttgttgcgtgtgtgtctgcatgcatgcctgtgtgcgtgtgtgcgtatgtgtggcaaacactacagtaattcagggatgagggagagggtTACTGTGATATACACTTACTTAGCAGTCTGACAGCATTTTCGTGGCAGAACCAACACATCTTGGGTTTCACACTTTATATCATTTATCTGAGAGAAAATATTGCATTGTTTGGCTATCTGATTGAATACATTATAACATCTTTCTGCATACCCAGGCCGTCAATTTCCAGAAGATTTGtgtaaaatacaaaaacatttcaCAGTAAGCAGAGAGACTTTATGACTGGGCCCAATTGTAACAATGGAATTGATGTTTAATGTCTGCACTATTACATTTTCCACTGCAAGCCACAACTCTGCTAGTTCTTTCCAAATCCGTTCCAGGCTGTTAGAATGAGGCTACATAAAAAAGGCTGAGTTTGCAGAACCGGGAACCACTGAGTGATCTTTCATTATGGTTGTGCTGCAGGGAGATACAATTATGAACAAAAATTGCTTGATTTATGTATTTAACTTGTGATAAAATGGCATGATTCACAGTGCCAAAGATGTCTCACAGGGATCCAGGAGTGCTTCCTTGTTTATACCTTCAGATATCCACGTATCTTCATGGACAAAACAGCCTTCTTCAGGCTTGAGTTCTCACTTATTCATTGGTTAACAGCACTTGAGGAAAATCCTTACCTACCAATAGAATGTTAGTGGAAAAGGTGCGTAGACAGAGAAAGAGCAGACCGTTTCCTGGGCAGTGTGTTTAGCtggcctggctgtgtgtgtgaggatgttgACATTTATATTTTAGACAGCTAGGTAATGCTGTGATCATGGAACCATACATAGCAGGGCTGCAGGAGCAGGTCTACTGAAGTCTACTGGGAGAAAACAAGCACTTCTTTGTCTGTATCAGTCCTGTGTCTGTCTGCTAGTCTGGGGATAGTTATGTTGCTACTCTGTCTGTTACAGTCCTGTGTCTGTCTGCTAGTCTGGGGATAGTTATGTTGCTACTCTGTCTGTTACAGTCCTATGTCTGTCTGCTAGTCTGAGGGCAATTACATGGATGGCAGTGGTTGACTAGTCTCTTTCCACAGCTGCAGTGTCTCTGAGTATGGCAAGTCTCTGAACACTTTTGATTACAAACTAGTTT
It encodes:
- the pnx gene encoding homeobox protein pnx encodes the protein MQPDKLLQVSRTSFSVADILDPSKFTGRPSITHPNHGSIETDAARGTPDGAAIPERQSRVEFPSGPAASECSTTVESAMSSVASEAHPASAFHCLERSKGKLRRVRTAFTLDQLRILEHSFHSSHYLSVFERYAIASTLCLTENQVKIWFQNRRTKWKKECEGKGVPEEQLQCGVGYPSPPPVYPTTLPLYNTMHCHQGPQIQLFTPPSFLVPQYHRHPY